In Fusobacterium hwasookii, a single window of DNA contains:
- the ftsH gene encoding ATP-dependent zinc metalloprotease FtsH yields MNDNQFENEDLKDKNDSEIHEKKENQENEETKEENQKEQDNQNENKNDENDSEDKQSSDDNKNDDDNYNPFNKKKDDEKRRVVGKAVKVNFNFKGLLMLVFIITLAVVVPGMMDESANEKTNDISYSTFIKNIENKDINVIQERDGYVYGYKEDPAKLNQVTQTKTNGLKAKLGLKEDEEVKGFRARLITNRLGEDTNLMTVINNNSAVIQSIDPPEPSLLLSIVLAFLPYVIMIGFLVFMLNRMNKGGSGGGPQIFNMGKSKAKENGENISNITFADVAGIDEAKQELKEVVDFLKQPEKFKKIGAKIPKGVLLLGQPGTGKTLLAKAVAGEAKVPFFSMSGSEFVEMFVGVGASRVRDLFSKARKNAPCIVFIDEIDAVGRKRGTGQGGGNDEREQTLNQLLVEMDGFGTDETIIVLAATNRADVLDKALRRPGRFDRQVVVDMPDVKGREEILKVHAKGKKFAPDVDFKIIAKKTAGMAGADLANILNEGAILAAREGRTEITMADLEEASEKVQMGPEKRSKVVSETDKKIVAYHESGHAIVNFVVGGEDKVHKITMIPRGQAGGYTLSLPAEQKLVYSKKYFMDEIAIFFGGRAAEEIVFGKENITSGASNDIQVATGMVQQMVTKLGMSEKFGPVLLDGTREGDMFQSKYYSEQTGKEIDDEIRSIINERYQKALSILNENRDKLEEVTKILLEKETIMGDEFEAIMKGENI; encoded by the coding sequence ATGAACGATAATCAGTTTGAAAATGAAGATTTAAAAGACAAAAATGACTCTGAAATTCATGAGAAAAAAGAAAATCAAGAGAATGAAGAAACAAAAGAAGAAAACCAAAAAGAACAAGATAATCAAAACGAAAATAAAAATGATGAAAATGATTCTGAAGATAAACAATCATCTGATGATAATAAAAATGATGATGATAATTATAATCCTTTTAATAAAAAAAAGGATGATGAAAAAAGAAGGGTTGTTGGAAAGGCTGTAAAAGTAAATTTTAATTTCAAAGGTTTATTAATGTTGGTTTTTATAATAACTTTGGCAGTAGTTGTCCCTGGTATGATGGATGAAAGTGCAAATGAAAAAACTAATGATATAAGTTATTCTACTTTTATAAAAAACATTGAAAATAAAGATATCAATGTTATCCAAGAAAGAGATGGTTATGTCTATGGTTATAAAGAAGACCCTGCTAAACTAAATCAAGTTACTCAAACTAAAACAAATGGGCTTAAAGCTAAATTAGGTTTAAAAGAAGATGAAGAAGTAAAAGGCTTTAGGGCTAGACTTATAACAAATAGATTAGGTGAAGATACTAATTTAATGACTGTTATAAATAATAATTCTGCAGTAATTCAGTCTATTGACCCACCTGAACCTTCATTATTACTTAGCATAGTATTAGCATTCCTACCTTATGTTATAATGATAGGTTTCTTAGTATTTATGTTAAATAGAATGAATAAAGGTGGTAGTGGTGGTGGACCACAAATATTCAATATGGGAAAATCTAAGGCAAAGGAAAATGGAGAAAATATATCTAATATAACTTTTGCTGATGTTGCTGGTATTGATGAAGCTAAACAAGAATTAAAAGAAGTAGTTGACTTTTTAAAACAACCTGAAAAATTCAAAAAAATTGGTGCAAAAATCCCTAAGGGTGTTCTTCTTTTAGGACAACCTGGAACTGGTAAGACTTTACTTGCAAAAGCAGTAGCTGGAGAAGCTAAAGTTCCATTCTTTAGTATGTCTGGTTCTGAATTTGTAGAAATGTTTGTTGGGGTTGGAGCTTCAAGAGTAAGAGATTTATTTAGTAAAGCAAGAAAAAATGCACCTTGTATAGTATTTATAGATGAAATAGATGCTGTTGGTAGAAAAAGAGGTACTGGACAAGGTGGAGGAAATGATGAAAGAGAACAAACTCTAAACCAACTTCTTGTTGAAATGGATGGTTTTGGTACTGATGAAACTATAATAGTTTTAGCAGCAACTAACAGAGCTGATGTACTTGATAAAGCTTTAAGAAGACCTGGAAGATTTGACAGACAGGTTGTTGTTGATATGCCTGATGTAAAAGGTAGAGAAGAAATACTAAAAGTTCATGCTAAAGGTAAAAAATTTGCTCCAGATGTAGATTTCAAAATTATCGCTAAGAAAACAGCTGGAATGGCAGGAGCAGATTTAGCTAATATTCTAAATGAAGGAGCTATCTTAGCAGCAAGAGAAGGTAGAACTGAAATAACTATGGCAGATTTAGAAGAAGCATCTGAAAAAGTTCAAATGGGACCTGAAAAAAGATCAAAAGTTGTTTCAGAAACTGATAAAAAGATTGTGGCTTATCATGAGTCAGGACATGCTATTGTAAACTTCGTTGTTGGTGGTGAAGATAAGGTACATAAAATAACTATGATACCAAGAGGACAAGCTGGTGGGTATACTCTATCATTGCCTGCTGAACAAAAATTAGTTTATTCTAAGAAATATTTTATGGATGAAATAGCTATATTCTTTGGTGGAAGAGCTGCAGAAGAAATTGTTTTTGGAAAAGAAAATATAACTTCTGGAGCAAGTAATGATATTCAAGTTGCAACTGGAATGGTTCAACAAATGGTTACTAAATTAGGTATGAGTGAAAAATTTGGACCTGTTTTACTAGATGGAACAAGAGAAGGAGATATGTTCCAAAGTAAATATTACTCTGAACAAACTGGTAAGGAAATTGATGATGAAATAAGAAGCATAATCAATGAAAGATATCAAAAAGCTTTAAGTATCTTAAACGAAAATAGAGATAAATTAGAAGAAGTTACAAAAATATTATTAGAAAAAGAAACTATTATGGGAGATGAATTTGAAGCCATAATGAAAGGTGAAAATATTTAA
- a CDS encoding FAD-dependent oxidoreductase yields the protein MERIYDMIVIGGGPAGLSAGIYGGRAKLDVLVIEKENKGGQISLTSEVVNYPGILEISGSEFMTQTRKQAQGFGVNFVQEEVVGMDFTKKIKTIKTNNAEYKTLSVVIATGAAPRKLGFPGEKEFTGRGVAYCATCDGEFFTGMDIFVIGAGFAAAEEAMFLTKYGKSVTIIAREPDFTCAKSIGDKVKAHPKITVKFNTELTELTGDVKPTAAKFKNNVTGEVTEYKAKVGQTFGVFVFVGYAPSSEIFKGHIEIGQGGFIPTNEDLMTNVDGVFAVGDIRPKRLRQVVTAVADGAIAATSIEKYVHDLRDELGIQKEEKEEEKTTSVATEQEHFLDDDLRQQLVAVVDRFENPVEIVVFKDPNNEESVNIENAVKDIASISPEKLKFSSYNEGENKELEAKVKITRTPTIAVLDKDGNYSGLKYSSLPSGHELNSFILGLYNVAGPGQKVAAESLEKIEKINKPVNIKIGISLSCTKCPKTVQATQRIATLNKNVEMEMINIFTFQDFKNRYDIMSVPAIIVDDQHIYFGEKTVEDVLEIINK from the coding sequence ATGGAAAGAATTTATGATATGATTGTTATCGGTGGAGGACCTGCTGGTTTATCTGCTGGAATATATGGTGGAAGAGCAAAACTAGATGTTTTAGTTATAGAAAAAGAAAATAAAGGTGGACAAATTAGTCTTACAAGTGAAGTTGTAAATTATCCTGGAATATTAGAAATTTCTGGAAGTGAATTTATGACTCAAACTAGAAAACAAGCTCAAGGTTTTGGAGTTAATTTTGTTCAAGAAGAAGTTGTTGGTATGGACTTTACTAAAAAAATAAAGACTATCAAAACTAACAATGCTGAATATAAAACTCTTAGTGTTGTTATTGCAACAGGAGCTGCACCAAGAAAATTAGGTTTCCCTGGTGAAAAAGAATTTACAGGAAGAGGAGTTGCTTACTGTGCTACTTGTGATGGAGAATTTTTCACAGGAATGGATATTTTTGTTATAGGAGCAGGTTTTGCTGCTGCTGAAGAAGCAATGTTCTTAACTAAATATGGAAAATCAGTAACTATTATAGCAAGAGAACCTGATTTCACTTGTGCTAAATCAATAGGAGATAAAGTAAAAGCCCATCCAAAAATTACAGTTAAATTTAACACTGAATTAACTGAGTTAACAGGAGATGTAAAACCAACAGCTGCTAAATTTAAGAATAATGTAACTGGAGAAGTTACTGAATACAAAGCAAAAGTTGGACAAACATTTGGAGTATTTGTATTTGTTGGATATGCACCTTCAAGTGAAATATTTAAAGGACATATTGAGATAGGTCAAGGAGGTTTCATACCTACTAATGAAGATTTAATGACTAATGTTGATGGAGTATTTGCAGTAGGAGATATTAGACCTAAGAGATTAAGACAAGTTGTAACAGCTGTTGCTGATGGAGCTATTGCAGCTACAAGTATAGAAAAGTATGTTCATGATTTAAGAGATGAATTAGGAATCCAAAAAGAAGAAAAAGAAGAAGAAAAAACAACTTCTGTTGCTACTGAACAAGAACACTTCTTAGATGATGATTTAAGACAACAATTAGTTGCAGTTGTTGATAGATTTGAAAATCCAGTAGAAATTGTAGTTTTCAAAGATCCTAACAATGAAGAATCAGTAAATATAGAAAATGCTGTAAAAGATATAGCTTCTATATCTCCTGAAAAATTAAAATTCTCATCATATAATGAAGGAGAAAATAAAGAGTTAGAAGCAAAAGTTAAAATTACAAGAACACCTACAATAGCTGTTTTAGATAAAGATGGTAACTATTCAGGTTTAAAATATTCAAGTTTACCAAGTGGACACGAATTAAATTCATTTATACTTGGACTATACAATGTTGCTGGTCCAGGACAAAAAGTTGCTGCTGAAAGTTTAGAAAAGATTGAAAAAATAAATAAACCAGTAAATATTAAAATTGGAATTTCATTGTCTTGTACTAAATGTCCTAAGACTGTTCAAGCAACTCAAAGAATTGCAACATTAAATAAAAATGTTGAAATGGAAATGATAAATATCTTTACTTTCCAAGATTTTAAAAATAGATATGATATTATGAGTGTACCAGCTATTATAGTTGATGATCAACATATCTACTTTGGAGAAAAAACTGTTGAAGATGTATTAGAAATAATTAATAAATAA
- a CDS encoding MurR/RpiR family transcriptional regulator yields the protein MYKKKILEKLENTKLTKKEKRIAEFFLDEEQRVFLMNVADIAKAIDVSDTSVIRFIKSLGFENFTDFKNSGQENIKSRLDKTNDFIKNLDIIKENSIEQLYINKINEEVNKIFNSISQKQIKKISSLIMEAKHKYVVGFKSTAGISNFFGVRLGFMLENVSTFNIDDSVVINSIFNIKEEDVLIIFDYPMYSKVAKVLAKMTKENKAKIILFTDSDNAPLAEYSDILYKVKLNGISVFNSLISTQILVEYLLTYISQFIEEKAKIRFSKIRKYLIEKL from the coding sequence ATGTATAAGAAAAAGATTTTAGAAAAACTTGAAAATACAAAATTAACTAAAAAAGAAAAAAGAATAGCTGAGTTTTTTTTAGATGAAGAACAAAGAGTTTTTTTAATGAATGTAGCAGATATTGCAAAAGCAATAGATGTTAGCGACACATCTGTAATAAGATTTATTAAAAGCTTAGGTTTTGAAAATTTTACAGATTTCAAAAATAGTGGACAAGAAAATATAAAAAGTCGTTTAGACAAAACTAATGATTTTATTAAGAACCTAGATATAATAAAAGAAAACTCAATAGAGCAACTCTATATAAATAAGATAAATGAAGAAGTAAACAAAATTTTTAATTCTATTTCTCAAAAACAAATTAAAAAAATTTCAAGTCTAATTATGGAAGCAAAACATAAATATGTTGTTGGCTTTAAAAGCACAGCAGGTATTTCAAATTTCTTTGGAGTTCGTTTAGGTTTCATGCTAGAAAATGTTTCCACATTTAATATAGATGATTCTGTAGTCATCAATTCTATATTTAATATAAAGGAAGAAGATGTTTTAATAATTTTTGACTACCCAATGTACTCAAAGGTAGCAAAAGTTTTAGCAAAAATGACAAAAGAAAATAAGGCTAAAATAATATTATTTACTGATTCTGATAATGCTCCTTTAGCTGAATACTCTGATATTCTATATAAAGTAAAGTTAAATGGTATCAGCGTTTTTAATTCCCTTATCTCAACTCAAATTTTAGTTGAATATCTTCTTACATATATAAGTCAATTTATAGAAGAAAAAGCTAAGATAAGATTTAGCAAAATAAGAAAATATCTAATAGAAAAGCTTTAA
- a CDS encoding YibE/F family protein — translation MKRFLVLIIFLLSSIIVFSDETKEEYLSGKIISLISEEKSDQDGIAKLQKFNVTLLEGVDKGEIVEVSLPVYMDEEYNVNAKVGDRVVVYKTFDNYGNDEMQLQYYISDVDKRIELYIMGIGFVVLVLLIARKNGLKALFALIVTVAFIIQVFIPAIFKGYSPILFAVLTVVFSSLVTIYFTVGTSKKFFVALLGVIGGVLIAGVLSYIFTYRMRLNGFLDSDLLASAYLLKNIKMRELIPAGVIIGSLGAVMDVAVSIASSINELHETDPNMSKKSMFTSALNIGNDIIGTMINTLILAYIASSIFTLLLIYIQANDYPLIRTLNFQDIAVEIMRSICGSIGILIAVPLTAYIGTLIYKKK, via the coding sequence ATGAAAAGATTTTTAGTACTTATAATATTTCTATTAAGTTCTATTATTGTATTTTCTGATGAAACAAAAGAAGAATATTTATCTGGAAAAATTATTTCTCTTATCTCAGAAGAAAAATCAGATCAAGATGGTATAGCAAAATTGCAAAAATTTAATGTAACTCTTTTAGAAGGAGTTGATAAGGGAGAAATTGTTGAAGTTAGTTTACCTGTTTATATGGATGAAGAATATAATGTCAATGCAAAAGTTGGAGATAGAGTTGTAGTCTATAAAACATTTGATAATTATGGTAATGATGAAATGCAATTGCAATATTATATTTCTGATGTGGATAAAAGAATTGAACTGTATATAATGGGAATTGGCTTTGTTGTTCTGGTTCTTTTAATTGCAAGAAAAAATGGTTTAAAAGCTCTGTTTGCTCTGATAGTAACTGTTGCTTTTATCATACAGGTTTTTATTCCTGCAATATTCAAAGGCTACTCTCCTATACTTTTTGCTGTACTAACTGTTGTATTTTCTTCATTAGTCACAATTTATTTTACAGTTGGAACAAGTAAAAAATTCTTTGTTGCTTTATTAGGAGTTATAGGTGGAGTACTAATAGCAGGTGTTCTTTCATATATATTTACATATAGAATGCGTCTAAATGGTTTTTTAGACTCCGATCTTTTAGCCTCTGCTTATCTTTTAAAAAATATAAAAATGAGGGAACTTATTCCAGCAGGAGTTATTATAGGGAGCTTAGGAGCTGTAATGGATGTGGCTGTTTCTATTGCTTCTTCTATAAATGAACTACATGAAACAGATCCAAATATGTCTAAAAAATCTATGTTTACATCTGCTTTAAATATTGGTAATGATATTATAGGGACTATGATTAATACCCTAATTCTTGCCTATATCGCAAGTTCTATATTTACATTGTTACTTATCTATATTCAAGCAAATGATTATCCACTTATTAGAACTTTAAATTTCCAAGATATTGCTGTGGAAATTATGAGATCTATCTGTGGAAGTATTGGAATTTTAATAGCTGTTCCTTTAACAGCATATATTGGAACTTTGATTTATAAGAAAAAATAA
- the rpsO gene encoding 30S ribosomal protein S15 produces MRTKAEIIKEFGKTEADTGSTEVQIALLTEKINHLTEHLRVHKKDFHSRLGLLKMVGQRKRLLAYLTKKDLEGYRALIAKLGIRK; encoded by the coding sequence ATGAGAACAAAGGCAGAAATTATTAAAGAATTTGGAAAGACTGAAGCAGATACTGGATCAACTGAGGTTCAAATAGCTTTACTTACTGAAAAAATTAATCACTTAACTGAACACCTAAGAGTGCACAAAAAAGACTTCCACTCAAGATTAGGATTACTTAAAATGGTTGGGCAAAGAAAAAGATTACTTGCTTACCTAACTAAGAAAGATCTTGAAGGATACAGAGCTTTAATTGCTAAATTAGGAATAAGAAAGTAA
- a CDS encoding YfcC family protein, with translation MKKKFVFPNTYVIIILMMIVAVLLTWIIPSGEFERVKDEVSKQSIIIPGTFKYIENNPISFLQIPVYIMKGLAKASDIVFLVIIVGGAFNIIIETGMFQSFAGRLTKVFSNKEVLIIPAFSTIFALACTTMGVNTFIGFAPIAVIIARSIGYDAIVGVSMVALGGAIGFSTGTFNPFTTGVAQSIAGLPIFSGLGYRFICLVVFLIVTNIYIIWYAKKIKANPEASVVYEMEQENKKLEVSEKQHDKIEGKHYLVLLVVIVCFVLLVYGSQNWKWKLQENAAMFIWMGVLSGFAYGFGPSKIAEEFTKGAKKLVYGALMIGMANGISLILTDGKILDTTVQYLGGLLVALPSHAQAAGMFLMQLLINGLITSGSGQAAATMPIMLPVADIIGMTKQTAVLAFNFGDGLSNYILPTSSALMGFIAMVGIPYSNWMKFMWRLFLIWTVVGAVLVIVANSINYGPF, from the coding sequence ATGAAAAAGAAATTTGTTTTTCCAAACACTTATGTAATCATTATATTAATGATGATTGTGGCTGTCCTTTTAACTTGGATAATTCCATCAGGAGAATTTGAAAGAGTAAAAGATGAGGTTAGCAAACAGTCTATAATTATTCCAGGAACTTTCAAGTATATTGAAAATAATCCTATTAGTTTTTTACAAATTCCTGTATATATAATGAAAGGTTTAGCAAAGGCTTCTGATATTGTTTTCTTAGTTATTATAGTTGGAGGGGCTTTTAATATAATTATAGAAACAGGTATGTTCCAAAGTTTTGCTGGAAGATTAACAAAGGTTTTTTCAAATAAAGAAGTTTTAATTATACCAGCATTTTCTACAATTTTTGCCCTAGCTTGTACAACAATGGGAGTTAATACTTTCATAGGGTTTGCACCAATAGCAGTTATTATTGCGAGAAGTATTGGTTATGATGCAATAGTTGGAGTTAGTATGGTTGCTCTTGGAGGAGCTATTGGATTTAGTACAGGAACATTCAATCCTTTTACAACAGGAGTTGCTCAATCAATAGCAGGACTTCCAATATTTTCAGGTTTAGGATATAGATTTATTTGTTTAGTAGTGTTTTTAATAGTAACTAACATATATATCATATGGTATGCTAAAAAGATTAAAGCTAATCCAGAAGCTAGTGTTGTTTACGAAATGGAACAAGAAAATAAGAAGTTAGAAGTTTCTGAAAAACAACATGATAAAATTGAAGGAAAACACTATTTAGTTTTGTTAGTTGTTATAGTATGTTTTGTTCTTTTAGTATATGGAAGTCAAAATTGGAAATGGAAATTACAAGAAAATGCAGCTATGTTTATATGGATGGGAGTATTGAGTGGATTTGCTTATGGTTTTGGACCAAGTAAAATAGCAGAAGAATTTACAAAGGGGGCTAAAAAATTAGTTTATGGAGCTCTAATGATAGGAATGGCTAATGGGATTTCTTTAATTCTAACAGATGGAAAAATATTAGATACAACAGTTCAATATTTAGGAGGATTATTAGTAGCACTACCTAGCCATGCTCAAGCAGCAGGGATGTTCTTAATGCAACTTTTAATAAATGGACTTATTACTTCTGGAAGTGGACAAGCAGCAGCAACTATGCCAATTATGTTACCAGTAGCAGATATTATAGGAATGACAAAACAAACAGCTGTACTTGCATTTAACTTTGGAGATGGACTAAGTAACTATATTCTTCCAACATCATCTGCACTTATGGGATTCATTGCAATGGTTGGAATTCCATATAGTAATTGGATGAAATTTATGTGGAGATTATTCTTAATTTGGACAGTTGTAGGAGCAGTTTTAGTTATTGTTGCTAACTCAATTAACTATGGTCCATTTTAA
- the tilS gene encoding tRNA lysidine(34) synthetase TilS, protein MELFREILNINKKYNLIKNNDNIVVGFSGGPDSVFLVEMLKKLQCFFNFKIYLVHINHLLRGKDADSDEKFSFEYAKKNHLEIFIKRIPVKEIAKEIGKTLEEVGREERYKFFSEIYEKVGANKIATAHNKDDQIETFLFRLIRGASLQGLEGIKIKNNNIIRPISEIYKKDILEYLNKNEIQYKIEKTNFENEFTRNSIRLDLIPFIEERYNIKFKDKIFSLIEEIRENNNNNSLNLSDFIDLERRIILEKIKFLSNFDRKNLLGLFLNEKNIEVNRNKIDEINSLIKSNGTKKIDLNKTYRIVKNYTHLYIEEKREDNTINNSTIQLKIPSEQVFNNFKISVEIAKNLYIPKEKNQYLLDTLYNDIIEVRYRKEGDRIFLDENHSKKIKEIFIEQKIPKDIRDRIPIFLYNNNIFWIYNVKKAYIPKIDQDISKLVKVLITVEEVINER, encoded by the coding sequence ATGGAATTATTTAGAGAAATATTAAATATTAATAAAAAATATAATCTAATAAAAAATAATGATAATATTGTAGTTGGGTTCTCTGGTGGACCCGACTCAGTTTTTTTAGTGGAAATGTTAAAAAAGTTACAATGTTTCTTTAATTTTAAAATCTATTTAGTTCATATAAATCATCTTCTAAGAGGGAAAGATGCTGATTCTGATGAAAAATTTTCTTTTGAATATGCTAAGAAAAATCATTTAGAAATTTTTATTAAACGAATTCCTGTTAAAGAAATAGCTAAAGAAATAGGAAAAACTCTTGAAGAAGTTGGCAGAGAAGAAAGATATAAGTTTTTCTCTGAAATATATGAAAAAGTTGGGGCAAATAAAATTGCAACTGCTCATAATAAAGATGACCAAATAGAAACCTTTTTATTTAGGCTTATAAGAGGGGCTTCTCTACAAGGGTTAGAGGGGATTAAGATAAAAAATAATAATATTATAAGACCAATTTCAGAAATATATAAAAAAGATATACTAGAATACTTGAATAAAAATGAAATTCAATATAAAATAGAGAAGACAAACTTTGAAAATGAGTTTACTAGAAATAGTATAAGATTAGATTTAATTCCTTTTATTGAAGAAAGATACAATATTAAATTTAAGGATAAAATTTTTTCACTAATTGAAGAAATTAGAGAAAATAATAATAATAATTCTTTAAATTTAAGTGATTTTATTGATTTAGAAAGGAGAATAATTTTAGAAAAAATAAAGTTTTTATCAAATTTTGATAGAAAAAATTTACTAGGTTTATTCTTAAATGAAAAAAATATAGAAGTCAATAGAAACAAAATTGATGAGATTAACAGTCTAATTAAAAGTAATGGAACAAAAAAAATTGACTTAAACAAGACTTATAGAATAGTTAAAAACTATACTCACTTATATATTGAAGAAAAAAGAGAGGATAATACTATTAATAATAGTACTATTCAATTAAAAATTCCAAGTGAACAAGTCTTTAATAATTTTAAAATATCTGTTGAGATAGCAAAAAACTTATATATTCCAAAGGAAAAAAATCAATATTTACTAGACACTCTATATAATGATATAATAGAGGTTAGGTATAGAAAAGAAGGGGATAGAATTTTTTTAGATGAAAATCATTCTAAAAAAATTAAAGAAATTTTTATAGAGCAAAAAATCCCTAAGGATATAAGAGATAGGATACCTATTTTTCTTTATAATAACAATATATTTTGGATTTATAATGTAAAAAAAGCTTATATTCCTAAAATAGATCAAGATATAAGTAAACTTGTAAAAGTTTTAATCACAGTGGAGGAGGTAATAAATGAACGATAA
- a CDS encoding M20 family metallopeptidase — protein MKELLNKYVDSISSEILTMADSIFDDPELGLNEFRAMKKITDFLEKNNFEVEKNIYGFETAFRAKYTSGKGGINIGLLCEYDALEGLGHACAHHMQGPSIIATAVALKEVLKDYDFNIIVYGTPAEETLGAKVAMDKNGAFRDIDVALMMHGSPMTTTDVKSMALSNFDIIFHGVSSHAALAPENGRSALDGLLILFQGIEFLREHVKEDTKMHYTIVDAGGPANVVPKYAKAKVSLRSYDRKYLDDVVRRFKKVVEGAAMMTETTCEIIETKSLDSKIPVLSLNRILMENAEFVNAPRIQAPRERTGSTDFGNVMYKVPGSCIRIAFVPLGTSSHSDTFIECGKNEDAHNAILLASKILANSVYDLLSKPELMKEVQEEFKKNKEAKY, from the coding sequence ATGAAAGAATTATTAAATAAATATGTAGATAGTATCTCAAGTGAAATTTTAACTATGGCAGATTCAATTTTTGATGATCCAGAACTTGGTTTAAATGAATTTAGAGCTATGAAAAAAATAACAGATTTTTTAGAAAAAAATAATTTTGAAGTAGAAAAAAATATTTATGGTTTTGAAACAGCTTTTAGAGCGAAATATACTTCTGGAAAAGGGGGTATAAATATTGGTTTGCTTTGTGAATATGATGCACTTGAAGGATTAGGACATGCTTGTGCCCATCATATGCAAGGACCTTCTATTATTGCAACAGCTGTGGCATTGAAAGAAGTTTTAAAAGATTATGATTTTAATATTATTGTATATGGAACACCAGCAGAAGAAACATTAGGAGCTAAAGTAGCTATGGATAAAAATGGAGCATTTAGAGATATAGATGTAGCTCTTATGATGCATGGCTCTCCTATGACTACAACTGATGTTAAATCTATGGCTCTTTCAAATTTTGATATTATATTTCATGGTGTTTCTTCTCATGCAGCATTAGCACCAGAAAATGGAAGAAGTGCTTTAGATGGATTATTAATTTTATTTCAGGGGATAGAATTTTTAAGAGAACATGTAAAAGAAGATACAAAAATGCACTATACAATTGTTGATGCAGGAGGTCCAGCAAATGTGGTTCCAAAGTATGCAAAAGCCAAAGTTAGTTTAAGATCTTATGATAGAAAATATTTAGATGATGTTGTAAGAAGATTTAAAAAAGTGGTTGAAGGTGCAGCTATGATGACTGAAACTACCTGTGAAATTATAGAAACAAAGTCACTTGATAGTAAAATTCCTGTTTTATCTTTGAATAGAATACTGATGGAAAATGCCGAGTTTGTAAATGCTCCAAGAATACAAGCTCCAAGAGAAAGAACAGGTTCAACTGACTTTGGTAATGTAATGTACAAAGTACCAGGCTCTTGTATAAGAATAGCTTTTGTTCCACTAGGGACTTCATCTCATTCAGATACATTTATAGAATGTGGAAAAAATGAAGATGCTCATAATGCAATTTTACTTGCTTCAAAGATTTTAGCAAATAGTGTATATGACTTACTTTCTAAACCTGAACTTATGAAAGAAGTACAAGAAGAATTTAAAAAGAATAAAGAGGCAAAATATTAG
- the mltG gene encoding endolytic transglycosylase MltG, producing the protein MKKLLAIISLVIIILAGTTAYQFIKKDKYNLVLEIDKDKPLKESLSVLPISNNPFFKLYLKFRNNGRNIKAGNYELRGKFNMIELVSMLESGKSKVFKFTIIEGNTVKNVIDKLVANGKGTRENFNQALKEIDFPYPTPNGNFEGYLYPETYFIPESYDEKAILNIFLKEFLKKFPVEKYSDKEEFYQKLIMASILEREAAVQSEKPIMASVFYNRIAKNMTLSADSTVNFVFNYEKKRIYYKDLEVDSPYNTYKNKGLPPGPICNPTVSSVDAAYNPADTEYLFFVTKGGGEHFFSKTYKEHLDFQKNK; encoded by the coding sequence GTGAAAAAATTACTAGCTATTATTTCTTTAGTAATTATAATTTTAGCAGGAACAACTGCTTATCAATTTATAAAAAAAGATAAATATAACTTAGTTTTAGAAATAGATAAAGATAAGCCTTTAAAGGAATCTTTATCAGTTCTACCTATATCAAATAATCCATTTTTTAAATTGTATTTAAAGTTTAGAAATAATGGAAGAAATATAAAAGCTGGAAACTATGAGTTAAGAGGAAAGTTTAATATGATAGAACTTGTTTCTATGCTTGAAAGTGGTAAATCTAAAGTATTTAAGTTCACAATAATAGAGGGAAATACAGTTAAAAATGTTATAGATAAATTGGTTGCAAATGGAAAGGGAACTAGGGAAAATTTTAATCAAGCACTTAAAGAGATAGATTTCCCATATCCTACTCCTAATGGTAATTTTGAAGGATATTTATATCCTGAAACATATTTTATACCTGAATCTTATGATGAAAAAGCTATACTTAATATATTTTTAAAAGAGTTTTTAAAGAAATTTCCAGTAGAAAAATATTCAGATAAAGAAGAATTTTATCAAAAGCTTATAATGGCTTCTATACTTGAAAGAGAAGCAGCTGTACAAAGTGAAAAGCCTATTATGGCATCTGTTTTCTATAATAGAATTGCTAAAAATATGACTTTATCTGCAGATTCAACAGTTAATTTTGTTTTTAACTATGAAAAGAAAAGAATATATTATAAGGATTTAGAAGTTGATTCTCCTTATAATACATATAAAAATAAAGGACTTCCTCCTGGACCTATTTGTAATCCAACTGTGAGTTCAGTTGATGCTGCTTATAATCCAGCAGATACTGAATACTTATTCTTTGTTACAAAAGGTGGGGGAGAACACTTTTTCAGTAAAACATATAAGGAACATTTAGATTTTCAAAAAAATAAATGA